The proteins below come from a single Archangium lipolyticum genomic window:
- a CDS encoding GNAT family N-acetyltransferase: protein MTSPLRIQLTDSADEHWAQVRRLQAETAMGGPLPLVIQRGERRASAWLSLGGSGFDVLAWRGERLVGFAHARIERRMVEDGGRLRPAELFHGGDLRVATEARGTGVVRALFDAVREHCASRGVHQGWGLINQGNDKSLSVMMAGQHGQRAAVQRTFVTASRLLLARPSAPRVPVLEAWEPTDAELETLPGEWSHRFLAPVPPPGAVAAARAMFPELRFFRRRADGRFVAALWNPSRARQLRLGGTTPALRALAAAWTLLRPLTRANPFPYPGQPIETVELAFAVRERLDAPALQQLLHEAHRLGGHIVNVIEDGLENQGSPRVRGPANRMRTHVLTFAIGGAPVPTCPPEVPVYVDLAFL, encoded by the coding sequence TCCGCATCCAGCTCACCGATTCCGCGGATGAACACTGGGCCCAGGTGCGCCGGCTGCAGGCGGAGACCGCCATGGGTGGCCCGCTGCCGCTCGTCATCCAGCGTGGCGAACGACGCGCCAGCGCCTGGCTCTCACTGGGCGGGAGCGGCTTCGACGTGCTCGCCTGGCGGGGAGAGCGGCTGGTGGGCTTCGCACACGCGCGCATCGAGCGGCGCATGGTGGAGGACGGAGGACGGCTGCGGCCCGCCGAGCTGTTCCATGGCGGAGACCTGCGCGTGGCCACCGAGGCGAGGGGAACCGGCGTGGTGCGGGCCCTGTTCGACGCCGTACGCGAGCACTGTGCCTCACGCGGCGTGCACCAGGGGTGGGGCCTCATCAACCAGGGCAACGACAAGTCACTGTCCGTCATGATGGCGGGCCAGCACGGGCAGCGCGCCGCCGTGCAGCGCACCTTCGTCACCGCGAGCCGGCTGCTCCTGGCACGCCCCTCGGCCCCCAGGGTGCCCGTGCTCGAGGCCTGGGAGCCCACGGACGCGGAGCTGGAGACGCTGCCCGGGGAGTGGAGCCACCGCTTCCTCGCGCCCGTGCCTCCACCGGGTGCCGTGGCCGCCGCGCGCGCCATGTTCCCCGAGCTGCGCTTCTTCCGCCGCCGCGCCGACGGCCGCTTCGTCGCCGCCCTGTGGAACCCCTCCCGAGCCCGCCAGTTGCGGTTGGGCGGAACGACTCCCGCCCTGCGAGCCCTGGCCGCCGCCTGGACGCTGCTGCGGCCCCTCACCCGGGCCAACCCCTTCCCCTACCCGGGCCAGCCCATCGAGACGGTGGAGCTGGCCTTCGCCGTCCGCGAGCGGCTCGACGCCCCCGCCCTCCAGCAGCTGCTCCACGAGGCGCACCGGCTGGGAGGGCACATCGTCAACGTCATCGAGGACGGGCTGGAGAACCAGGGCTCACCGCGCGTGCGAGGCCCGGCGAACCGGATGCGCACGCACGTCCTGACCTTCGCCATCGGCGGCGCCCCGGTGCCCACCTGTCCGCCCGAGGTACCGGTGTACGTCGACCTCGCCTTCCTCTGA
- a CDS encoding AAA domain-containing protein, with protein sequence MLDRLYASLASGPSINCRPHNSRQRVDLTLLSRLDGTSPQAVLAGLLGEKGAAKLSVRATPPAKDAADAPSKREDDERQALLRKLSTIAEDARTFEQDTGAQVLHVGYPLLHLPPDAKDKRGFANTRRILAPIAFIPVRLTLKKGRTPGVELEAAADGVERVMPNTALIAWVERQTGKSLGALFADEQGVEPWREINELAAAVARALELPAPAPFTPETPLSPTPRSEDESTTGASILPCAVLGLYPLSNQSLVDDMRALVDGEPVQGPIESFLRVGVSLGGTGTPRPEAASQGTWRAGEDRLVSHADPCQARAVRLARSTRGLVVHGPPGTGKSQTIANAIGDHLARGERVLLVCDKRTALDVVKHRLEHLGLGSLCAVVHDAQRDQRELYLGIREQLDNLPETRGNPAAQAELSRVDTELQTLHDELSSAERALSERPAGGTEPSFHELVGQWLGQEAPESLARATESLGTFRLADARPHEREVREVLDRAVKEGYPDNPWRTALGAELKDYLSTPLATYRERMASTVEAAREADARSSPDVPAFSPSGDVVAEGRARAALADKLEPVLKDAAPETLARWISATPEAVQAAKTQLEGLAPQVRVLSEGPLDAELALVHRSEPQGLGVLGQWMAFLAAWMEVARKWYRFLFFFTRRSKAVEVLRRFGLTLGIEAVERVSRFLNGVRARALLTDYHQSVLSPGATGTLADDALARGLRTHAALFEVLLTLESEPTLASCRQMVRESLRGDEAARARLLAGLRQSAARAEDVAGLETRLAEVGLFSSAWCVAQGRALRAGAQAQPLLSSLAARLSSVEGLLRIQSVVAGLPASLGAAAEKLALAGADPEDGWRAVRKTVLASEISARVRENPVLQHIDADRHHASQTRHRALEARKRELVRDVILHRWTERQRERLLASTGGRLNGLGAELRRRLLLRGERALRVRQVIAAGAGAEGGDPLFDMRPVWMASPQTVAQIFSRRELFDVVIFDESSQCRLEEALPVLTRAKRVVIAGDPKQLPPTRFFESAVVQSQEELDAEDEQGLFEDQQSEVEDLLGAALNLEIDQCYLDVHYRSRNADLIGFSNEHFYDSRLQAIPGHPSNRVEHAPLRLVHAGGLYEKRVNVVEARAVGALVKELLSRPEPPSIGVACFNLSQRDAITEVLEELAAADADFAAKLAAARTRRGEGSFEGLFVKNLENVQGDERDHIIISTTYGPDAKGRFYRRFGPLGSAGGGRRLNVLVTRARQMVHLVTSIPREVYTALPPVESGRKPNGGWLLFAYLQYAERLAEEYARESGQPEEATQERPEPVVRERETEAGSVFARALAEGLARTHGVSSDVHWGNDGFCVDVALHHPRRAGDVTVGVLCDGARYPKAADPVEWDLFRTAMLEGQGWKLVRLWSPHFFRDPEGATARVLQAASEQIARQPPVTASAASQGEPARRVIN encoded by the coding sequence ATGCTCGATCGGCTGTACGCCTCGCTCGCCTCGGGCCCGAGCATCAACTGCCGTCCCCACAACAGCCGCCAGCGCGTGGACCTCACGCTGCTGAGCCGCCTGGATGGAACCTCGCCCCAGGCCGTGCTGGCCGGACTCCTCGGAGAAAAGGGCGCGGCGAAGCTCTCCGTGCGCGCCACGCCTCCCGCGAAGGATGCCGCGGACGCTCCCTCCAAGCGTGAGGACGACGAGCGGCAGGCACTGCTGCGCAAGCTGTCCACCATCGCCGAGGATGCCCGCACCTTCGAGCAGGACACCGGCGCCCAGGTGCTGCACGTGGGCTATCCCCTGCTCCACCTGCCTCCCGACGCCAAGGACAAGCGGGGCTTCGCCAACACCCGGCGCATCCTCGCCCCCATCGCCTTCATCCCCGTGCGTCTCACCCTCAAGAAGGGCCGCACGCCGGGCGTGGAGCTGGAGGCCGCCGCCGACGGCGTGGAGCGCGTCATGCCCAACACCGCCCTCATCGCCTGGGTGGAACGGCAGACGGGCAAATCCCTCGGGGCGCTCTTCGCCGATGAGCAGGGCGTCGAGCCCTGGCGCGAGATCAACGAACTGGCCGCCGCCGTGGCCAGGGCCCTGGAGCTGCCCGCTCCCGCTCCCTTCACACCGGAGACGCCCCTCTCCCCCACCCCGCGCTCCGAGGACGAGTCCACCACTGGAGCCTCCATCCTCCCGTGCGCCGTGCTCGGCCTCTACCCGCTGTCCAACCAGAGCCTCGTGGACGACATGCGGGCCCTCGTGGACGGCGAGCCCGTCCAGGGTCCCATCGAGAGCTTCCTGCGCGTGGGCGTCTCCCTCGGGGGCACGGGCACTCCCAGGCCGGAAGCGGCGTCCCAGGGCACCTGGCGCGCGGGGGAGGACCGGCTCGTCTCCCATGCGGATCCCTGCCAGGCGCGAGCGGTGCGGCTCGCGCGCAGCACCCGGGGCCTCGTGGTCCACGGGCCTCCGGGCACGGGCAAGTCCCAGACGATCGCCAATGCCATCGGAGACCACCTGGCGCGCGGCGAGCGCGTCCTGCTCGTCTGTGACAAGCGCACCGCGCTGGACGTGGTGAAGCACCGGCTGGAGCACCTCGGCCTGGGCTCCCTCTGCGCGGTGGTGCACGACGCGCAGCGCGACCAGCGCGAGCTCTACCTCGGCATCCGCGAGCAACTCGACAACCTGCCCGAGACCCGGGGCAACCCCGCCGCCCAGGCCGAGCTCTCGCGCGTGGACACCGAGCTGCAGACGCTCCACGACGAGCTGTCCTCGGCCGAGCGCGCCCTCTCCGAGCGTCCCGCCGGAGGCACCGAGCCCTCCTTCCACGAGCTGGTGGGCCAGTGGCTCGGCCAGGAGGCGCCCGAGTCCCTGGCGCGTGCGACGGAGAGCCTCGGCACCTTCCGCCTCGCCGATGCGCGCCCGCACGAGCGCGAGGTGCGCGAGGTGCTGGATCGCGCCGTGAAGGAGGGCTACCCGGACAACCCCTGGCGCACCGCGCTGGGCGCCGAGCTGAAGGACTACCTCTCCACGCCGCTCGCCACGTACCGCGAGCGGATGGCGTCCACCGTGGAGGCCGCGCGCGAGGCGGATGCGCGGTCCTCACCGGACGTACCGGCCTTCTCTCCCTCGGGAGACGTGGTGGCCGAGGGCCGGGCCCGCGCCGCGCTCGCCGACAAGCTGGAGCCGGTGCTGAAGGACGCGGCCCCCGAGACGCTGGCGCGGTGGATCTCCGCCACGCCCGAGGCCGTGCAGGCGGCGAAGACCCAGCTGGAGGGACTGGCGCCGCAGGTGCGGGTGTTGAGCGAGGGGCCGCTGGACGCGGAGCTGGCGCTCGTGCACCGCTCGGAGCCGCAGGGCCTGGGTGTGCTGGGACAGTGGATGGCGTTCCTCGCGGCCTGGATGGAGGTAGCGCGCAAGTGGTACCGCTTCCTCTTCTTCTTCACCCGGAGATCGAAGGCCGTTGAGGTGCTGCGGCGCTTCGGGCTCACCCTGGGGATCGAGGCCGTCGAGCGCGTCTCCCGCTTCCTCAACGGCGTGCGCGCGCGAGCCCTGCTCACCGACTATCACCAATCGGTCCTCTCTCCGGGCGCCACCGGGACGCTCGCGGACGACGCGCTGGCCCGTGGCCTGCGGACCCATGCCGCGCTGTTCGAGGTGTTGCTGACATTGGAGAGCGAGCCGACGCTCGCCTCCTGCCGGCAGATGGTGCGCGAGTCCCTGCGCGGCGATGAAGCGGCACGGGCACGCCTGCTCGCGGGCCTGCGCCAGTCGGCCGCGCGCGCCGAGGACGTGGCCGGGCTGGAGACGCGGCTGGCCGAGGTGGGCCTCTTCTCGTCCGCCTGGTGCGTGGCACAGGGCCGGGCGTTGCGAGCGGGCGCGCAGGCGCAGCCGCTGCTCTCGTCGCTCGCGGCGCGGCTGTCCAGCGTGGAGGGACTGCTGAGGATCCAGTCGGTGGTGGCCGGCCTGCCCGCGTCGCTCGGCGCGGCGGCCGAGAAGCTGGCCCTGGCTGGCGCGGACCCCGAGGACGGCTGGCGCGCGGTGCGCAAGACGGTGCTGGCCTCGGAGATCTCCGCGCGGGTGCGGGAGAATCCAGTGCTGCAGCACATCGACGCGGATCGCCACCACGCGAGCCAGACGCGCCACCGCGCCCTGGAGGCGAGGAAGCGCGAGCTGGTGCGCGACGTCATCCTGCACCGCTGGACGGAGCGCCAGCGCGAGCGCCTGCTGGCCTCCACGGGCGGGCGGCTCAACGGGCTCGGGGCGGAGCTGCGCCGCCGCCTGCTGCTGCGGGGCGAGCGCGCGTTGCGGGTGCGTCAGGTCATCGCCGCGGGCGCGGGAGCCGAGGGAGGCGATCCGCTCTTCGACATGCGGCCGGTGTGGATGGCGAGCCCGCAGACGGTGGCGCAGATCTTCTCCCGCCGCGAGCTCTTCGACGTGGTCATCTTCGACGAGTCCTCGCAGTGCCGTCTGGAGGAGGCGCTGCCGGTGCTGACGCGGGCGAAGCGGGTGGTGATCGCTGGAGACCCCAAGCAGCTGCCGCCCACGCGCTTCTTCGAGTCCGCCGTGGTCCAGAGCCAGGAGGAGCTGGACGCCGAGGACGAGCAGGGCCTCTTCGAGGATCAGCAGTCCGAGGTGGAGGATCTGCTCGGCGCGGCGCTGAACCTGGAGATCGACCAGTGCTACCTGGACGTGCACTACCGCTCGCGCAACGCGGATCTCATCGGGTTCAGCAACGAGCACTTCTATGACTCGCGGCTGCAGGCGATTCCGGGGCACCCGTCCAACCGGGTGGAGCACGCGCCGCTGCGGCTCGTCCATGCGGGAGGCCTGTACGAGAAGCGGGTGAACGTCGTGGAGGCGCGCGCCGTGGGAGCGCTGGTGAAGGAGCTGCTCTCGCGGCCGGAGCCGCCGTCCATCGGCGTGGCGTGCTTCAACCTGTCGCAGCGCGACGCCATCACCGAGGTGCTGGAGGAGCTGGCGGCGGCGGACGCGGACTTCGCGGCGAAGCTGGCGGCGGCGCGGACGCGGCGTGGCGAGGGCTCGTTCGAGGGCCTCTTCGTGAAGAACCTGGAGAACGTCCAGGGAGACGAGAGGGATCACATCATCATCAGCACCACGTATGGCCCGGACGCGAAGGGGCGCTTCTACCGGCGCTTCGGTCCGTTGGGGAGCGCGGGCGGAGGGCGGAGGCTCAACGTGCTGGTGACGCGGGCGCGGCAGATGGTGCACCTGGTCACGTCGATTCCTCGCGAGGTGTACACGGCGCTGCCTCCCGTGGAGAGCGGCCGGAAGCCGAACGGAGGCTGGCTGCTCTTCGCCTACCTCCAGTACGCCGAGCGGCTCGCGGAGGAGTACGCGCGCGAGTCCGGACAACCCGAGGAGGCCACCCAGGAGCGGCCGGAGCCGGTGGTGCGCGAGCGGGAGACGGAGGCGGGCTCGGTGTTCGCGCGGGCGCTGGCGGAGGGCCTGGCGCGCACGCACGGCGTGTCCTCGGACGTGCACTGGGGCAACGACGGCTTCTGCGTGGACGTGGCGCTGCACCACCCCCGCCGGGCCGGGGACGTGACGGTGGGCGTGCTGTGCGACGGCGCGCGCTACCCGAAGGCGGCGGATCCGGTGGAGTGGGATCTGTTCCGCACGGCCATGCTGGAGGGCCAGGGCTGGAAGCTGGTGCGGCTGTGGTCGCCGCACTTCTTCCGCGATCCCGAGGGCGCGACGGCCAGGGTGCTCCAGGCGGCCAGCGAGCAGATCGCCCGCCAGCCTCCGGTGACGGCGTCCGCCGCGAGCCAGGGAGAGCCGGCCCGCCGCGTCATCAACTGA
- a CDS encoding DUF7668 domain-containing protein has translation MKLMAQVRRLIKDLAAGRYAEIAADGRAGRLSEAELRAAVEEYGRTLVPLPDDVDMIVDVYEQPSHPDAVTLDVPLWTQEEGRSDLTLSLTAIKQGETYTVEVDDLHVL, from the coding sequence ATGAAACTGATGGCTCAAGTTCGGCGCCTGATAAAGGATCTGGCGGCGGGACGGTATGCGGAGATCGCAGCAGATGGTCGCGCAGGACGCTTGAGCGAAGCAGAGTTGAGAGCTGCTGTCGAGGAGTATGGGCGGACTCTTGTTCCCTTGCCAGATGACGTCGACATGATTGTAGATGTCTATGAGCAACCGTCTCACCCAGATGCGGTCACCCTCGATGTACCTCTGTGGACCCAGGAGGAAGGCCGCAGTGATCTGACTCTTTCGTTGACGGCGATCAAGCAGGGCGAAACCTACACAGTCGAAGTGGATGATCTGCACGTTCTTTAG
- a CDS encoding class I SAM-dependent methyltransferase: MDYSVRIVHRRFWADSMHAPDSYHARTAFWAAQSWHSGYLRRCYRWALARVLADPKAPLHAPGARVLLCGTGSARTTRTFLDTLAEHGLRPEVYVVDIAEEALARSREVVREDERVRFLQADARQLPLPDASFALVETDFLLQLIPPRDRAAVVGGWARVLTPGGAVTTRDWVHEDMSPTALERGMDTLRLALLRRSLGVPVHALARTEVETLFSEAGLRMELHPLRLPGTPVHLPLLNAILGWR, from the coding sequence GTGGACTACAGTGTCCGCATCGTCCATCGCCGCTTCTGGGCCGACTCCATGCACGCTCCTGACAGCTATCACGCGCGCACGGCCTTCTGGGCCGCGCAATCCTGGCACTCGGGTTACCTGCGACGCTGCTACCGCTGGGCCCTGGCCCGGGTGCTCGCCGATCCGAAGGCCCCCCTGCATGCCCCGGGTGCGAGGGTGCTCCTGTGCGGCACCGGCTCGGCGAGGACGACGCGCACCTTCCTGGACACACTGGCGGAGCATGGCCTGCGACCCGAGGTGTACGTGGTGGACATCGCCGAGGAGGCGCTGGCGCGCTCACGCGAGGTGGTCCGGGAAGACGAGCGCGTGCGCTTCCTCCAGGCGGACGCGCGCCAGTTGCCCCTGCCCGACGCCTCCTTCGCGCTGGTGGAGACGGACTTCTTGCTGCAACTCATTCCGCCTCGTGACCGGGCCGCGGTGGTGGGAGGCTGGGCGCGAGTGCTCACTCCCGGCGGCGCCGTGACGACGCGGGACTGGGTCCACGAGGACATGAGCCCCACCGCGCTGGAGCGTGGCATGGACACGCTGCGGCTGGCGCTGCTGCGGCGCTCACTCGGAGTGCCCGTCCACGCACTGGCGCGCACGGAGGTGGAGACGCTCTTCTCGGAGGCGGGGCTGCGGATGGAGCTGCACCCGCTGCGGCTGCCCGGCACTCCGGTGCATCTGCCGCTACTCAACGCCATCCTCGGCTGGCGATGA
- a CDS encoding serine/threonine protein kinase, producing MKDSIGAGEGPWLEFAPGERVAGFTIEGKIASGSFGIVYEATRDGKPFALKLVPMGERGDREVDALRRARLPNVVGFRGYCLWPEDEPHFLVLVLELVKGDPLDVWARNENPSALELVRQVLLPLARTLAAVHAEGVVHRDVKEANIVMRESDGQPVLVDFGAAAYEGAQRLTMRLPPGTREYRSPEAWRFAREWEGEWYPSGPRDDLWALGVTLYFLLTRELPFGDRNDARMMHAILHENPVAPHVLNPRVPPALGELCLRMLEKQPESRYADATALGQALEEVLARADGAWHAPLFPGGKREKRLVPRPSTAARSRSMRWPWAVGLALSALVPWHDSPEPTPREESTPSQPTSEANSCQELAPTGMTGEVEHGAELPKSFTPAPVASATSSEEDPVLKSKTVRSLAVSFCVSTSACVSSPQQRPPPPPEACPAGSADTLEPFGIEEGDYGPVFIEFFRPPVDLYLAEGDVTAIVDRGWKGLPEGTPMYGKVLFGNGRVYGRFTRIRLPGGEVAPVCLEVTSSSGTGIAMQPERMGRKVRVINNLHVMSVRRFE from the coding sequence ATGAAGGATTCGATTGGCGCGGGCGAGGGGCCCTGGCTGGAATTCGCCCCTGGCGAGCGCGTGGCGGGCTTTACCATCGAGGGGAAGATCGCCAGCGGTAGCTTCGGCATCGTCTACGAGGCCACCCGGGACGGGAAGCCCTTCGCCCTCAAGCTGGTGCCCATGGGGGAACGGGGGGACCGCGAGGTGGATGCGTTGCGCCGCGCGCGGCTCCCCAATGTCGTCGGCTTCCGCGGGTACTGCCTCTGGCCGGAAGACGAGCCGCACTTCCTCGTGCTGGTGCTGGAGCTGGTCAAGGGTGACCCGCTGGACGTGTGGGCCAGGAACGAGAACCCCTCCGCGCTCGAGCTGGTGCGTCAGGTGTTGTTGCCGCTCGCGCGCACTCTCGCGGCGGTGCATGCCGAGGGCGTGGTGCACCGGGATGTGAAGGAAGCCAACATCGTCATGCGCGAGTCGGACGGGCAGCCGGTGCTGGTGGACTTCGGCGCTGCCGCATACGAGGGCGCGCAACGCCTGACGATGCGGCTGCCGCCAGGTACCCGGGAGTACCGCAGCCCCGAGGCATGGCGCTTCGCCCGGGAGTGGGAGGGCGAGTGGTACCCGTCCGGGCCACGGGACGACCTGTGGGCGCTGGGCGTTACGCTCTACTTCCTCCTCACGCGCGAGCTGCCCTTCGGTGATCGGAACGACGCGCGGATGATGCACGCCATCCTCCATGAGAATCCGGTGGCGCCTCATGTGCTCAACCCGCGCGTTCCCCCGGCGCTGGGCGAGCTGTGCCTGCGGATGCTGGAGAAACAGCCCGAGTCCCGGTATGCGGACGCCACAGCGCTCGGGCAGGCGCTGGAGGAGGTACTGGCCCGCGCGGATGGTGCATGGCACGCGCCGCTCTTCCCTGGAGGCAAACGAGAGAAGCGCCTCGTTCCTCGTCCGTCAACGGCGGCTCGTTCTCGTTCGATGAGATGGCCCTGGGCTGTCGGTCTCGCTCTCTCCGCGCTCGTCCCGTGGCACGACTCCCCCGAGCCTACCCCACGCGAGGAGTCGACCCCCTCTCAGCCGACGTCAGAGGCCAACTCCTGCCAGGAATTGGCGCCCACCGGCATGACGGGAGAGGTTGAGCACGGCGCGGAACTTCCGAAGTCATTCACCCCCGCGCCCGTCGCCAGTGCGACGTCAAGCGAGGAAGACCCGGTGCTCAAGTCCAAGACGGTCCGTTCCCTGGCTGTTTCCTTCTGCGTCTCCACCTCCGCCTGCGTGAGCAGCCCGCAGCAGCGTCCGCCCCCTCCGCCCGAGGCGTGCCCGGCTGGCTCCGCGGATACCCTCGAGCCATTCGGTATCGAAGAGGGGGATTATGGTCCCGTGTTCATCGAGTTCTTCCGTCCTCCTGTTGATTTGTATCTGGCGGAGGGCGACGTCACCGCCATTGTCGACAGGGGCTGGAAGGGACTCCCGGAGGGGACCCCCATGTATGGCAAGGTGCTTTTCGGGAACGGTCGTGTCTATGGCCGCTTTACGCGGATTCGCCTGCCGGGTGGGGAGGTTGCTCCGGTCTGCTTGGAGGTGACCTCGTCCAGCGGAACGGGTATCGCGATGCAGCCCGAGCGCATGGGTAGGAAGGTCCGCGTCATCAACAACCTCCATGTCATGTCGGTGAGGCGCTTCGAGTAG
- a CDS encoding aromatic ring-hydroxylating oxygenase subunit alpha encodes MKLVSTGLEAHWFPLAWSGELGRSPMGVSLLGRRLVLFRDRQGRAAALEDFCPHRGVSLSLGTVRDGTLACAYHGWRFASDGACVHVPSATASTPPARCRVPSFATVEQDGVVWVRLAQEGEAAPPRWPLWGERGYSFDALVTDVECPLPWVVQNFVDCAHTGILHRGLFRGEPSRDIEALVERRPDGVHVENLGETNPGSLGAWLLSRGSGAIRHTDTYRAPHTVEVNYWWGEQHFVTTSVCTPLDERRTRIYTRLGVRFGLLNRVVLAALRPLTARILAQDVLILEDQARQLERYPDRPLASTPADLPCLWVHEVHRQLTGERSSQQVERRRRVAYRL; translated from the coding sequence GTGAAGTTGGTTTCGACGGGACTGGAGGCGCACTGGTTTCCGCTCGCGTGGAGTGGCGAGCTGGGCCGGAGCCCGATGGGAGTGAGCCTTCTCGGCAGGCGGCTCGTCCTCTTCAGGGATCGGCAGGGCAGGGCGGCGGCGTTGGAGGATTTCTGTCCCCACCGGGGTGTGTCGTTGTCCCTGGGAACGGTTCGCGACGGCACGCTGGCGTGCGCCTACCACGGCTGGCGCTTCGCCTCCGATGGCGCCTGTGTCCATGTCCCCAGTGCCACCGCCTCCACGCCTCCCGCCCGGTGCCGTGTCCCATCCTTCGCCACGGTGGAGCAGGACGGCGTGGTCTGGGTCCGGCTGGCCCAGGAGGGCGAGGCCGCTCCTCCGCGCTGGCCTCTCTGGGGCGAGCGGGGGTACTCCTTCGATGCGCTGGTGACGGACGTGGAGTGTCCGCTGCCATGGGTCGTCCAGAACTTCGTCGACTGCGCGCACACGGGCATCCTCCATCGCGGTCTCTTCCGGGGTGAGCCCTCGCGCGACATCGAGGCCCTCGTCGAGCGCCGGCCGGACGGTGTCCACGTGGAGAACCTCGGAGAGACGAACCCCGGTTCACTGGGCGCCTGGCTGCTCTCCCGGGGCTCCGGGGCCATCCGCCACACGGACACCTACCGGGCTCCGCACACCGTGGAGGTGAACTACTGGTGGGGCGAGCAGCACTTCGTCACCACCTCGGTGTGCACGCCGCTCGACGAGCGGAGGACCCGCATCTACACACGGCTGGGTGTGCGCTTCGGTCTCCTCAACCGCGTGGTGCTGGCGGCCCTGCGGCCCCTCACCGCGCGCATTCTGGCCCAGGACGTGCTCATCCTCGAGGACCAGGCGCGCCAGTTGGAGCGCTACCCGGATCGCCCGCTGGCCTCCACTCCCGCGGATCTCCCCTGTCTCTGGGTGCACGAGGTCCACCGGCAGCTCACCGGCGAGCGCTCGTCCCAGCAGGTGGAGCGTCGGCGCCGCGTCGCCTACCGGCTGTAG
- a CDS encoding DUF2381 family protein, with amino-acid sequence MLALVLLRGSPVVEPSTVGSCAEVQRIELSLSSEATREVCISPGLMTGFLFDAPVVVELQDEVRFEEVVRGRQLLTLLPPQDMVSGERLRFVVHFGGGVAQGSIAFTLVAHSGRATHQVEVFRDKRTRESFQQEVEQERAKNRQLREDNRRLRARFERIRELGSLVANEAVGIHGIQAKELDPKAFSELGGILYFDRGLSYRGESTIAAEIWLRNSGSEPWTTVGGTLIDSDGEELTGLKIRQEEAIVSDRASVVIVEANAKRTQARGYLKLKLWDEGLRVVTFPRMMFP; translated from the coding sequence ATGCTGGCTCTGGTGCTTCTTCGGGGCTCGCCCGTCGTGGAGCCATCCACTGTTGGCTCATGTGCGGAGGTGCAGCGTATCGAGCTATCACTTTCGTCCGAGGCGACACGCGAGGTATGCATCAGCCCAGGGCTCATGACGGGATTCCTCTTCGATGCTCCTGTCGTCGTGGAACTGCAGGACGAAGTCCGTTTCGAGGAGGTGGTGCGTGGACGCCAGCTTCTCACGCTGTTACCACCCCAAGATATGGTGTCTGGGGAGCGGCTGCGGTTCGTCGTTCATTTCGGGGGCGGAGTGGCCCAGGGGTCCATCGCTTTCACATTGGTGGCTCACTCAGGGAGGGCCACCCATCAGGTGGAGGTCTTTCGGGACAAGCGCACCCGGGAATCCTTTCAGCAAGAGGTGGAGCAGGAGCGTGCGAAGAATCGGCAACTCCGCGAGGATAACCGGCGGCTGCGGGCTCGGTTCGAGCGGATAAGGGAGCTCGGGAGCCTCGTTGCCAACGAGGCGGTGGGGATCCATGGAATCCAAGCCAAGGAACTCGACCCGAAAGCGTTCTCGGAGTTGGGGGGGATTCTTTACTTCGACAGGGGCCTCAGCTATCGCGGCGAGTCGACGATCGCCGCGGAGATCTGGCTGAGAAATTCCGGCTCGGAGCCTTGGACGACGGTGGGGGGAACCCTGATTGACTCCGATGGAGAGGAACTGACGGGTTTGAAGATTCGTCAGGAGGAGGCGATTGTGTCCGACCGGGCCAGCGTGGTCATCGTGGAAGCCAATGCCAAGAGGACCCAGGCGCGAGGCTATTTGAAGCTGAAGCTCTGGGATGAGGGCCTGCGCGTCGTTACCTTTCCACGCATGATGTTCCCATAG